From Peromyscus eremicus chromosome 3, PerEre_H2_v1, whole genome shotgun sequence, one genomic window encodes:
- the Mrps33 gene encoding small ribosomal subunit protein mS33 yields MASLSEYALRMSRLSARIFGEVARPTDSKSRKVVNMFSEQPLAKKKEVYDWYPNHNTYFALMGTLRFLGLYRDEHQDFMDEQRRLKKLRGKGKPRKGEGKRATKKK; encoded by the exons ATGGCTTCACTTTCAGAATATGCACTGCGTATGTCTCGTCTGAGTGCTCGGATCTTTGGTGAAGTGGCCAGACCTACTGATTCAAAGTCCAGGAAAGTGGTGAATATGTTCAGTGAACAGCCCTTGGCCAAAAAGAAAGAGGTTTATGACTGGTATCCAAATCACAACACGTATTTTGCACTCATGGGCACACTCCGTTTCCTTGGCCTTTACAG AGATGAGCATCAGGATTTTATGGATGAGCAAAGACGTCTAAAGAAGCTCCGTGGAAAGGGGAAAccaaggaaaggagaaggaaaaagagctacaaagaagaaatag